Within the Candidatus Cloacimonadota bacterium genome, the region CGCCAACCCATTTCATAGCCCATTCCGGCAATTGCTATAATCCGAAAATGATTTTGTTCATCATTATCTTCGAGCATAAACATAAAAATACTGTCATCTCCTGATAAATCCTCTAATTTAACTTTGATCGAGGTTTCCGTATATCTATGACTGGCATGGTTTACAGTTTCTTGAGTTTTCAAATAAGACCAGCTCCAATATGGGAATTGACTAGTACCGCTAAATCTTAATTCAGTGTTTTGTTCAGTAATATTCAGTTGTCCTTCGTGTTCTATCCATTTAGAAGGATTGATATAATCATCATCAAAATCATCATCTACGAAATCAGCAGCAAAAAAAGCATCCCAATATGCTCCACAGGTCGAACCAGAAGTATTTCCGGAATACGATTCATAAGTCAGCTTTATATAGGCAATATCAGACCAGTTATAGGAACCGTTCAGGAAATAGATGATATGATCCTTCATATTCCAGGTGAAATTATTCCACATATCTGCATAAGTTCTACCACTCCAATCAAAAGTAGAAGTTGGATGAGCAGCTCCGTAAAGGATATATTCGATTTCATCGGAAGGATCATCTGTGTTCAGCAGGGGATTATCCGAATCATTATAAGCTTGAACTCTGACTTTCAGTTTCGCCGTGCCGCTGCATTGACCGGAAATCGGATAAACATCGAGATGGAAACGGTTGAGATTATCAAGTTCATTAAAAACATATTGTCGTTTTTTTGCCCAGCTCGCACCTGCGGAATAAGTAGCATAATTATAAGATACGGAAGTTCTGCCGGCTGCATCGACGATATTATTCGTAATTGTTCCGTTGCCCATACTGGCATCTTCCCAACCGTCATAACTTCCTACTACATCTTCGTTGAACCAGCCATTATAAATCGTGGTTGCAAGCTGCAAATCTTCATTACCTATCGATTCATTCTTCGCACAAGTGCCGTCGTGAGTTCCGACATTAAAATCTGATTTGGTGGTTTGTGTCCAGGTTACTGACGACAAACTTAAGGAAAGACACAGAAACTGGATAAACAAGGAAAATAGTTTGAAATGATTTTTCATCATAACCTCCAATAAAAGTTTTTATCACTTTATTTCAGCAACAAGTGACCGGATTAGAAAAGATTTGGATAGGATATTTTGTCAAATTATTTCAAACTGCGGAAAAAGAAATCAGGATTAGATAGATAAATATTTAATTATTTCTGAAAAGAAGAATAAGTGAGGAAAAAATAAGAATTTATCAAGGTTATCTTTGAGAGATATAAAACAAGTTTCATTAGATATGAACTAATTTATATAGAATAACGATAAATGTATATTAGATTAATTATTATCCTTATTATATTAATTAATATTTTATTAAGATTTATTATAATTTAATTGACATTATTATTTATCTTAAGGAAATTGATCGTTATCTATATAAGATATATTTCATAAGGAGTGTTAAAATGGCAAGAATAACAGTCAGAAAGACCATCCCTCGCTACAAACCGTTAAAATTGATCAAGCTTGCTCAGGATATTATTAAAAAAGATGAGGAAATGGGAGATGACAGCCCCTTAAAAACTTTGAAAATGGATATTCTAAAGCAGAATCTTACCACTGCGATCGAGAACCGTAAAGAATCCATCAAATTGCGTAAGCAAAGTGAATCCCTGATGCAGATTTCAAGACGAGCATTAGGAACAGATCTCGGTCAAAATGCGAATACTGCGAACACTGTTTACAATTTTATTACGATCATTCGCGATCTTTTATCGGTCATTTATCGTGGGAATGAGGAGAAATTGAGCCTTTGGGGATTTAATGTAGTGATCGGAACGAGTATGCCGCACCGGAAGAAGAAAAAGGAGAATGAATAAAGAAAACAGCATTTGAAGCATTGAAGAAATTCGCAAAATCTATCATTGATCGATTACAAACAATATTGAATTAGTTTAATTGTCCTGTATCTAACGTAAAATCAGAAGGAATAAATAATGTAACTCTATTAAAAAGAAGATATAAAGATTTTGAATATTTCAGATTAAAAGCTCTTCAAAAATGCGGATATTTAATGGTGAATTTAAATGAATGAAAAAATCAATTACCCACTGGTTTCTGCCGAGAACCATATTTATTAAGAAGAAAAAGTTCCCAATTATATATTGGGAACTTTTTATTGAAACAATGAATTATATATTAAATCTCTTTAATGTAATCTACTTATCGAGATGAACATCCATTTGCGGAAATGGAATCGAGATTTTATTCTTATCAAATTCCATTTTAACATTTTCAATCATATCAAAATGAACATCCCAGTAATCAGCACTTTTTACCCAGGCTCGAACAGTGAAATTCACAGAACTATCAGCGAGTTCTCCAATTCTTACAAAAGGAGCAGGATCTTTTAGAATTCGTTTATCTTTATTCACAAGTTCTAATAAAACAGTTTGAGTTTTCTTGATATCATCATCATATCCGATTCCGAATGTCCAATCGATCCGACGAGTTTCTTCTGTGGAGAAATTCACAATGCTACCACTTGATAAAGCACCGTTTGGAACGATAATAGTTTTATTGTCGGGAGTTTTTAAAACCGTGCAGAACATCTGGATTTCATTGACAGTTCCTGAAAATCCTTGTGCCTGAATAAAATCACCAACTTTAAAGGGTTTAAAGAGAATGATCAATACTCCACCGGCAAAATTTCCCAGACTTCCCTGAAGAGACATACCAATCGCAAAAGCCATTGCTCCTAAAATAGCGACAAAGGAAGTCATCTTCACACCGACCATGGAAATGATCGATATGAAAAGAAGAACTTTCAATAATATTCCGGTCAGGCTCAAGATGAATTTCTGTAATGATACTTCCACTTTGCTTCTGATCATTCCTTTTGTGATCAGCTTCAATAAATGCTTGATAACAAATGATCCGACGATCCAGGTGATAATTATTAGAAGCAATTTGGGTGCATACTCCGCAGCTAATTCCGAAATTTTGTTGATAATTGTTTCCACATTCATCACTTACCTTCCTTACTTAAATCAGCTTATAGGTTAATCCTAAAGCCAAGGTTTGTTTTAATTGCATTTCATCGCTAACTCTTTCATCATAAAGCATCTGGATGTATAGATTTACATTAATAAGCTTGGTAAGACTTGCTGAAAAGATGTTTTCCCAGTTAATTCTCGGTGCTTTCCAGGCATCTTCAAAATCTGTTCCTTCAACAGCATCAGCTTCAGAATAATACATAGCTTTATAAACATTCAATTTACTGTTGAAA harbors:
- a CDS encoding mechanosensitive ion channel gives rise to the protein MNVETIINKISELAAEYAPKLLLIIITWIVGSFVIKHLLKLITKGMIRSKVEVSLQKFILSLTGILLKVLLFISIISMVGVKMTSFVAILGAMAFAIGMSLQGSLGNFAGGVLIILFKPFKVGDFIQAQGFSGTVNEIQMFCTVLKTPDNKTIIVPNGALSSGSIVNFSTEETRRIDWTFGIGYDDDIKKTQTVLLELVNKDKRILKDPAPFVRIGELADSSVNFTVRAWVKSADYWDVHFDMIENVKMEFDKNKISIPFPQMDVHLDK